Below is a window of Methanocaldococcus jannaschii DSM 2661 DNA.
CTATGCCCTGGTGGTGTAGCCCGGCCTATCATACGGGACTGTCACTCCCGTGACTCGGGTTCAAATCCCGGCCAGGGCGCCATTTGCCGGGCTTCTTTTTATTTTAGAACAATTAATCGATAAATTTAAATATTTTTAAAATATCTTAAGTAAGTGAGGTTTATGGAAGAAGAATTTTACAAAATTTTTAAAGGGGCAGGATTGATAAAAACCTTAATAAGAAGCATTTTTTTAACAAATAGGAATAAGTTTTCAAAACCTTCAAAAACTAAGCCTATACAATTAACTGAGTGCATTGGTTGTGGTTTATGTGTAGATGTATGCCCTACAAATGCAATAAAAATATTTAGCTTTAGAGAAACCATATGCTCTGTTTGTGGAACTTGTGTTGATGTATGCCCAAACAACGCAATAATAAAAGATAGATTTACCATAGATGCTGATAAATGCACAAAATGTGGAGTTTGTGTTTTATTTTGTCCAATACCTATAATAAAAAAAGAAATTCCTAAGCCAAAAACACCCGTTATTTTAAAAGATAGATGTAACAGTTGTGGGTTGTGTGAATGTGAAGCTATCGATATAATAAATAAAGAAATTAACCCGGAGAAATGCAAGCTCTGCCTAAGTTGTATTGAAAAATGTCCATTACAAGCTATTTTGACACCCGATGAATACATAAACTCCTTAATTGTTAAAGTAGATATAGACAGCTGTATATTTTGTAGGGAATGTGAAGAAATCTGTCCCATAAGGGGAAATTATGAGCATAGAGAAAGCTAAAGAAGATTTTAAATATTTGATAAATAGGGGCTATAAAAAGGATGTTGCTTTAAATTTTGTAGCAAATCATTATAAGTTAAGTAAAGAGGATAGGCTTAAAATTATTAGAACTACTCACAGCGATAAAGAAATTAAATTAACTAAAAGAAAGCTTAAAAAATTAAAAGATTTTAAAGGAAAAACCATATACATAGATGGTTTTAATGTTCTTATTAGTTTAGAAGCTTTAATTAAAGGAAATAAAATTGTTTTATGTGATGACAATATTTACAGAGATTTTGAAAACGTTTATGGTAAATACAAGATAAATGAATACAGTGACAAAGCCATATCTCTTTTATTGGAGATTCTTAAGCATTACAATATTAAAGCTGTTATTTATTTAGATGCACAAGTATCAAAAAGTGGAATATTGGCTAAAAAGATTAGAGAAAAAATGAAAGCTTTTAGTATTGAAGGAGAGGTTTTTTGTGTTAAAAATTGTGACTACGAGCTTAAAAATAAAGAAGTTGTTGCAACATCAGACAGTGTAATAATTAAAAGTGAAAATGTAAAGTATGTGGTTGATTTAATAGCTGAAGCAATTGAATATTTAAAAAAGAAATAATATTTCTCTCATTAAAAAATTGTTATATAAGAGATAATGACATAGATAGTGTTATAAAATATTCTCCATTATAAAATATCTTCGAGGCGATAGAATGAAAATTGGGATAATGAGCGATACCCATGACCACTTACCCAATATTAGAAAAGCTATAGAGATTTTTAATGATGAAAATGTTGAGACTGTTATTCATTGTGGGGATTTTGTTAGTTTGTTTGTTATAAAAGAGTTTGAAAACTTAAACGCCAATATCATAGCCACTTATGGAAATAACGATGGGGAGAGATGCAAATTAAAGGAATGGTTGAAGGATATAAATGAAGAGAACATAATTGATGATTTTATATCAGTTGAAATTGATGACCTAAAATTCTTTATAACACATGGGCATCATCAATCTGTTTTAGAGATGGCTATTAAATCTGGTTTGTATGATGTTGTTATTTATGGACATACACATGAGAGGGTTTTTGAGGAGGTTGATGATGTTTTAGTCATAAACCCAGGAGAATGTTGCGGTTACTTAACTGGCATTCCTACCATTGGGATATTAGACACTGAAAAGAAGGAGTATAGGGAGATAGTGTTAGAGTAAAAGATTTAAACCACTTTTTTACTTTTTTATTATTACATTAATCCAAAAGCAAAAGGTGAGATTATGAAAATTTTATTGATTGGAGGAGGAGCAAGGGAGAGTGCAATAGCTCACGCTCTAAAAAAGAATGAAGAAGTAAAGCTCTACACATTAATGAAAAACAAAAACCCAGGAATTGCAAGATTATCAGAAGAGATAAAGTTAGCTAAAGAGACTGATTTAGATGCGGTTAAAGAGTTTGCTGAAAAAGTTAAACCAGATTTGGCTGTTATAGGTCCAGAAGCTCCTTTAGGGGAAGGTGTTGTTGATTTGTTAGAGGAAATGGGAATTTCAGCAGTTGGTCCTAAAAAGTTAGCAGCACAAATAGAAACAAACAAAGAATTCATGAGAAATTTATTCAAAAAATACAATATAAAAGGTTCTTTAATGTATAAAGCTTTTGAAGAGTATGGGGAAGAGTTAGAAAGCTTTATTGATGAATTAACTGAGAAAGGTATTAAAGCAGTCGTTAAACCCGTTGGATTGACAGGAGGTAAAGGAGTTAAGGTAGTTGGAGAACAGCTAAAAGATAATGAAGAGGCAAAGAAATATGCTAAAGAGATTTTTGAAACTGGTTTAGGGGGAGGAAAGGTCTTAATTGAAGAAAAATTGGAAGGAGTTGAATTCACCTTACACGGATTTGTTGATGGAGATACTATTAAATTTACACCATTTGTCCAAGACCACCCACATGCATTAGAGGGGGATGAAGGAAGTATAACAGGAGGTATGGGTTCTTACTCATGCCCAGACCATAAACTACCATTTATGACAGAAGAGGATGTTAAGTTAGCAAAAGAGATTATGGAAGAGACTGTTAAAGCATTAAAGGAGGAGGTTGGAGGTTACAAAGGAATTTTATATGGACAGTTTATGCTAACAAAAGAGGGGCCGAAAATTATTGAATACAATGCAAGATTTGGAGACCCTGAAGCAATGAACTTATTAGCTATATTAAAGAATGATTTCTTAGAGGTTTGTGAGGCAATAGTAAATAAAAAACTTAAAGATATTGACGTTGAGTTTGAAAACAAAGCTACTGTTTGTAAGTATGTTGTTCCAAAGGGATATCCTGATAACCCAGTTAGGGGAGAGCCAATAACTGTTGATGAAGAAGCAATTAAGAAAACTGGAGCTATATTGCATTATGCTTCAGTTAATGAGGATAATGGGTCTTTATATATGACTGGTTCAAGGGCTGTTGCTGTGGTTGGAGTTGCTGATACAATTGAAGAAGCTGAGAGAATTGCTGAGGAGGCAACTAAATATATTAAAGGAGAAGTATATCACAGAAGTGATATTGGTAAAAAAGAGTTAATTAAAAAGAGAATAGAGAAGATGAACGAATTAAGAAGATAAAATTTAATTAAATTTTAAAACCTTTTTTATGCTCTAATAATCTCTTTATACATTAGGTAGCATATCAAAATCCCAGAAATTACTGCAGAGCTTAGAATCATCCACATAATGATAATTTGAATCTCTGCAGCATATATGGGATTTGCTCCACTCAACAACATCCCTACCATAGCCCCTGGGATAAATATAACCCCAACTGACTTTGTTCTATTCATTTGAGGTATTACTGCTGACTTTACAGCATTTTTTATAAATGGTCTTAATGCTTCTATTTCAGTAGCTCCTAAAGCTAAATATCCCCACAAAATATCCCTCTCTGATTTAACCATGTCTATTATTTTATCTAATGCTAAATGGATGGTGTTCATTGTATTTCCAATGACCATTCCCATTAGTGGAATTACATATATCGGCTCAAATTTGACAACCTTTGGAATTGTTAATACTGCCAATGAAACTATTGTAGTTGTTAAAAACGTAATAAATAGACAAATAAAGAGTTTTGTTTTATTTTTTAAGTTAATTTCTCTCATTATAAGATAGGATGCTAAGGTAATCATCACACCAATCATTAAAAATGCCCCAACCATTCCAAATGAAAATATATAGAGCAAAACAAATCCTAAAATAAACAGCTGGATTAAAGCTAAAATTGACACATAAAGGATTTTTTTCTCAATGCCCAACTTTTCCCTATATGCAATAAGAACTGCAATAATAACAAAAATAAAGGCATAAGTAAGCTCTATCAATAACATCACCATAACTTTTATAATCAATTTTATTGAATTCTGTCAAATATAAAATAATATCATAAAAATTATATTTAAAGTGATGCCCATGGATTGGGAGATAACCTTTAAGGGAATAACCTATGAATGCATAAATTGTGCTTACTGTTGCTCATGTAAAGGTTGGAGGATATATTTAAACTATTTTGATAGATTAAAACTTAAAGATTACGAATATGCCATAGAACCTTGTGAAGGAGAATTTAAATATAGGCTAAAAGTTAATGAAAAGGGTTGTGTTTTATTAAATAACAACCTATGTAGAATTCATTTAGAGAAGGGCTATGAGTTTAAACCATTGATGTGCATGATTTTTCCTTTCAGTTGCATGATTAAATGGGATGGAACTCCTCTCCTAATTATAAAACATTATTGTAGTGGCATTAAAAAAGGAAAAATCAGTAAAAAAGTTGTTAATGAGGCTATAGAATTAATAAAAGAGCTTTATTTTGATATGTTTGAAGAGATTATAGAGAACGGAATGGAACATAGTAGTAAGACAGAAATATTTGAAAATTTTAGAGTTGATTGGGAAGAGAGGGAAGATTTTGGAAGATATATTTTTAGCAGTAAGACATTTGATGAGATGTTTGAAAGATGTAGAGAAATTTTTGGAAATAAAATAAATAAATTAAATCTCGAAGAGATTGATGAAATAAAGAATAATCTACAAAGATACAATACTAAAGAAAATGAAGAGGAAATTTTGAGATACCTATTAGAATTAAATAGAAGAGAACATTTTAGAAAACTTCCTTTCTATAGAGAGGTTAATAAGCTCATAAATATAGGAAATTATTTGACCAAATACAAGAATGTATTTAAGGGAGAGGGGGAAGTTGATAAAAAATTATTTTTAAATTTGAAATAGCTATAATACTCGCTTTAGTAAGATAGATTTCTTCCACAATTAAAAATCAAGTTACTCCCCAAACTATAAGCATTATTATTCTATATTATTCTTATAAAATCATAATAAAAATCATAATAAAAGATGAAAACTCTATATCCACAATTTTGGTAGAGGACTTTCATATTCATATACTTAATATAAGATATTTAGATGCCTTTAAATATTCAATTCTTTATAAAGATTATATTCTGTGGAACGTCCTATAGTATTTCTGATGATGATACATAATTTTAATATAGGGATTATTAACGATAATAATAAGTTGAGTGTCCGAAATCTTGTGATATAAAAATATTACAAATAACTCCAATCTTCTATTTGGTGGATAAATATGGAAATAAAAAATAAAAAATTAAAAGAAACTTCTGATGTTTTATTATCATTAACTTATTTAATAAAATCATATGAATATAGAGACAGGGGAAATCTTTTAGAATCATTATATTATCTTGATAAAGCATTGGAGTTGAATCCTGATTTTAAATTTGCAAAATTTTTAAAAGCGATATCTTTGGCAATTTTGGGTGATATTAATAAATCTATAGAATGTCTTGAAGATATTACAAGTAATTCAAATGACCCGGTAGCTTATGCTCTTCTTGGCCAACTTTACGAGCTATTGGGAAATTTTGATAACGCTTTGGAATGTTATGAGAAGTCATTAGGTATTGAAGAGAAATTTGCTACAGCATTTTTCCTTAAGGTATTATGTTTAGGACTTTCAGGTAAATATGACGAATTATTAAAGTGTTGTGATAGATTAATATCGTTCGCTCCAAATTTCATTCCTGCCTATATAATTAAAGCAAATATGTTACGTAAATTAGGGAGATATGAAGAAGCTTTAGCATGTGTAAATAAAGTATTAGAATTAAAGGAAAATGATACAAATGCAATATATTTAAAGGCGTTAATACTAAATAGAATAGGAAATTGTGATGAAGCATTAAAATACTATGAAAAACTTATTGATGAACTAAATGTAACGTGGATAGAAGTTATTAGGGAAGCTATTTACTTATCCTTTCTATTTAATAAACTGGATAAAGCTGAGAAATATATTGAGATGGGACTAAAGTTAAGGCCCGACGATGCAAGTTTATGGTATTTTAAAGGTAAATTATACGAAAAGCAAAATAAATTTGAAGAAGCTTTAAAATATTATAATAAGGCTATTCAGCTGATGCCTCATCACACAAAAGCTTTACTTGCTAAGGCAAGGGTGTTAGAAAAACTTGGAAGAATAGAGGAATCTATAGAGTGCTACAATAAAGCACTTGATAGATAAAATTATTATCCTTTATTTTTATGGTGATATGCGTATGAATAGAAAGAGAACTCCAAGAGTGGATACCTTAGAAGCCGTGGCTAATGTTTTAAGAGCTTATAGAGAATTATTTGAGGGAAATTTAATAAAAGCACTTTATTATGTTGATAAAGCGTTGGAATTGGAGCCTGATTTCTATTTGGCTTTGTTTTTGAAGGGATTAGCATTATCCGCTAAAGGAGAAATAAAAGAAGCAATTACAACATTTGAAGAATTGCTAAGCTATGAATCAAAAAATCCAATTACATGGGTGTTTGTTGGGCAACTGTATGGAATGTCAGGAAATTGTGATGAAGCATTAAAGTGTTACAACAAAGCGTTGGGCATTGAAAATAGATTTTTATCAGCATTTTTACTCAAAACGATTTGTTTAGAATTCTTAGGAGAGTATGATGAACTATTAAAATGCTATAATGAGGTATTAACATATACTCCAAACTTTGTCCCAATGTGGGTTAAAAAGGCTGAAATCCTAAGAAAATTGGGGAGATATGAAGATGCATTACTATGTTTAAATAGAGCCTTAGAGTTAAAGCCACATGATAAAAATGCCTTATATTTAAAAGGTGTTTTGTTAAAGAGAATGGGTAAATTTAGGGAGGCACTTGAATGTTTCAAAAAATTGATAGATGAACTAAATGTAAAATGGATAGATGCCATAAGACATGCTGTTTCTTTGATGTTAGCTCTTGACGATTTAAAAGATGCTGAAAGATACATAAATATAGGATTGGAGATAAGAAAAGATGACGTGGCTTTATGGTATTTTAAAGGGGAATTATATGAGAGATTGGGAAAGCTGGATGAAGCATTAAAATGCTATGAAAAAGTTATTGAACTACAACCACATTATATAAAGGCACTTTTGAGTAAAGCAAGAATCTATGAGAGGCAGGGAAATATCGAAGCAGCAATTGAATATTATAACAAGGCTGTAGAAAATATTCACAAAGACCATGGAGAATAATATTTCCTCTTTTTTATTATTTTTTCTATAATTTAAAGTAAAGGGATTTTTATGGAATTTAAAGGGTATATTAAAGAGAAGTTTCCATATCCTAAAGTTAGGGAGCCACAGAAAAGGATGATGCTAAAAATTTACGAGTGTATAAAAAATAAGAGAAATTTGATAGTTGAAGCACCAACTGGTGTTGGAAAAACTTTAGGCTATCTAATTCCTGCTTTATACTTTGCAGAGAGAAGAAAGAGAGTTTTAATATTAACAGAAACGATAGACCAGCAGGTTAGGATTTATGAGGATTTAAGTTCTCTAAGGCATAATTTAAAGGTTGCATTCTTAATGGGAAAAAGTAACTTTATTTGCAAATCAAAAGGAGGAAAGGCTAATAGACTATATTGCCAATTGAATAAAAAATGCTTATATAGACCAAATAAAAGACCAATTTGCTATTGTGGAACAAAAAAACAACCAGTGAATTTAGGGGATAAAGTTATTTACTACTGCCCATACTGCACCTGTGAATATCAAAAGGCAAAAATAGAGAGTATCTTAGCTGATATTGTGGTTATGAATAACAGTATGTTTTACTATGCTAAGGAAGATATTGAGGCAAAAAGAGATATTGATATAATTATTTGTGATGAAGCCCATAAATTGGAAAGCAGTATAAGAAATACATCAACAATAATTATAAATCCAGAATTACCAATTAATAGATTAAAATATATGGCTATACATTATGCTCCCAATATTTTAAAAAAGAGATTGGATATTGGAGACGAAAATTTTTGGGAAATTATTGAAAAATATTTAACAAGTAGAGGCATCAATATAGATATCTGCAAAGAGACAATTATTTTTGATGGAGAAAATTTAAGCTCTTGGAAATATAAGACAGAACTTGCTGTATTAGGGGCTATTTTAGATGCATATTATCAAATAAACAACATAAAGAATAAAATATTGAGATTTAATGAAAATGAGGAAATTGATAGAGAGGAACTTAGATTTGAAATTGACAATAAAGCTTTAATAGCTATAGAGCTTGATTTTATCCATAAAAAGAAATTATCTGACCTATATCTTTTGGAATTTATAGAAAATATTAAAAATTTAAGATATATTAATGAAAATTATGTAGTTTATAGAAGTGGAAATTCTTTATTATGTGAGCCAGTTTTTGTAAGCTCTCATCTAAAAGAACTTTATGGAAATGCTGTAGTTATCCACTGCTCAGCAACAATTGGAAATTTAAAGATGCATGCTTTAAAGACAGGTTTAGATAAAGCAGAATTTTTAATTTTAGAGAGTCCATTTCCAAAGAATAGGAAGAAAATTATAGCTTTAAAAGATGGCGTTGATATGAAATACGAAAGGAAAGATAGAGAGAAAGCAAATAAAAATTTATTAAAAATATTGGAAGCAATAAATGGAAACTCTTTAGTTTTATTTAAGAGCTTTGAGGATTTAGATAGTTTTTATAAATATCTAAAAAGGGAGATTACAAAAACAAATATTAAAAATAAAAATATCCATGTGTATGAGCAAGGTATGGATGGAAAAGAAGCTAAAGAGCTAAAAGAGAGATTTGAAAAGATTGGAGGAATTTTGTTAGCAACTGGGAGGTTTGCTGAAGGAGTAGATATTCCTGGTGAGGCATTGGTTGGAGTTGTTATTGACTCCCTTCCATTCCCAGTTCCCACTCCTTTAATATTGAGAGAGCAGAAGATATTGGAAGAGAGATTTAAAATTAGAGGAGTTAGGGATGCTCATTGGAGAGCTTTTTTAATGACATCATTTGATAGAATGGCAAGGACATTGGTTCAGATGATTGGAAGATTAATAAGAACTGAGAATGATTATGGAGTTGTAGTTATACAGGATAAGAGGTTCGCAGATTGGGTAGGAAGAGTTATGAGAGAAAAAGGTTATCTAAAAGATAACTATGAGGTTATGAGTTTGGATATGGCTATAAAATATATTCCAAAGTTTATGAGTCAGTTTAAAAATTAAATTTTTATTTTTAGTTTTATTAATTGATAAAACTAAATTAACAAATATTATTATCTAAAATAAAAAAATGGTAGGGCGGCGGGGATTCAAACGAACCTTTTAGTAAAAGGTTCATCAAAACAGGATACATTGCCTCGCTTTGCTCGGCAATGTCTCTTAGATTACAGTGGGGCTGAACGTAGTGAAGCCCCGCTCTGGGTATCCCAATAGGGCGATAGCCCTATGGAAATAAAAAATATGGTAGGGCGGCGGGGATTCGAACCCCGGACCACTCGGTTATCAGCCGAGCACTCTAACCAGGCTGAGCCACCGCCCTACAACCACCAGAAGCAAAAATTAAATAATAATAAGTAGTATATATACTTTTCGGTTATTGGTAAATTTGGAGATATAAAAATGTAAAAGATTTAAAATTTTGTTATTCAGTTGGAAATGGTGGCAATGGAGGTAGTGGGAATGGTGGTGTAGGTAATGGTGGCAATAAATCCGCCTCTCCACTAAATGGGACTTCCCCACTGCCTTCAATATATGCACTTCCAGATATTTCAGCAAAAACTTCTTCTCCACTTAATTTTCTAAGGATTTCATATCCCATCTTATTAATCGGTATATTTACTTTAACAGTTACTGGATTTTCTCCTGGTGTTATTACTATATTTGATACCTCTCCTCGTCCTAAACTATGACCTTCATCATCAAACATATTTAAGATTATTTTATCGATTGTTATACTCTCTGAATTTGGATTATCTATTATTAAATCTACATCCATAGAAACATATTTTAAATTTATTTTTTCTCCATTTTCCATTTCTATATTTACACCAATGTCTGGAGAGATTCCATTTATTGATGCTAAAAAACCTGGATTCATAGCTAATTTTGTAATTATAATACTATTACTGGGTTTTATATCATCCACATATACTTCTATTTCTGAAAACTGAGTTTGTGTTTGTTGTAAGTCATTGCTTTCATAATTATTATCATACTCATCATAATTTTCGGATTCTCCACTGTTGTATGCAGTCCCTTCCTCAACATATACAGTTTTAGATGCTAAAATTTTTCCATTATCTTCTGCTGTTATTGTGTGATAACCTGGCTCATAGAATACACACTCTACAATCCCGTATACATCATCTAATGTTCCAATGTAGTTGCCATCAACATATATGTCAATTCCTGCTAACCCTCCAACTATTGGGTCAATGACTTTAATATAATACAACATTTGTTCTTCTATTTTATCAGGAATAGTGCCATCTGGATAAGTTATTTCGATATAATAATTATATGCTGGTTCATTATTATAATTTACTTCTGACTCTCCAACATTAGTCATGGCATTTTCATTCTCTTCATTAAAATTACCATTGGTCTGTTCATAATTTTGATTACTTTGTAAAGGATGATTTTCTTGATTTTTAATTTCTTTATTTTCATAACTTTGAATATTCTGTGTTGATTGACTTTCTTTTTTATTTTCTACATTATTAACATTTTGATTTTCTTGATTTATAGGTTTTTCAGTATTTTCTCCATTATTCGTATTTGAATTAATATTTATATCTATCTTTTCTGGAGTATTCACACACCCACAAGCTAAAACCAAAATAGAGAGTATGCTAAAACAAACTAAAGCTTTTCTTATCGTGTCCATTGTTATCACCTAATTAAATTCCACTTTTAACATTTTTGTTAAATTTAGCATATTTACTAACATAGATATAACTATACACAAATATAAACTTTTCTCTTTTTTGTGAAATTTAGCAAAAATGTTAATTATCGTATAAATATGAAAATTCTCAAAAAAGCAAAAATAAAAAATCATAAAAGGGCTAAATCATGCTTATTGGGATACTAAGCAAAAAATATGTTAAAGAAATTTTGGAACTACTTAATGAAAAAGGAGAACTCCATTTTAGTCAAATTCATAAAGAAATTCCTACTCATATGAGCAGTTTAAACAGAACATTAAATGAATTGGTAAAATTGGGATTAATATCAAAAAGGAAAGAAGACAACAAACAGGCATTACCAAAAACATACTATAAATTAACACCATTAGGAAAAAAGGCACTATTATTATATGAAGTAGAAAAAATTATTGAAAATTCAAAAAATAATCAAAATATCATCATTCAAATTATTAATGGAAAAAATCATAATATCATCAACGCAAAAATTGTTAATATTCATAATAAATGATTGAAAATCTTAATATAATTTTTATTCTATTGGCTCAACTCTAACGTTGTCATAGTATGCTCTACCCCCTCCAATTCCTATTCCACCTTTAAGTATTGGTGTATTATTGTCAGTGTATTCAATATATTTCTGCCCTCCTGCAAGGAAGATTATCTTATTATCTTTTGCTACAACTTCATACCTATAAAAATCTGTGCCAGCAGGAGCGGCATCGTAAGATTCAGCCAATTTTTCAACCTTAGTTCCATTAAATTTGTAGAGAACATACCCCCTATCAAATCCTTCTATATCAATATAATATCCAGCATTTGCATTATTTATCAATCTGAAGTATATCTTTGGGCTATCTGATTCTTCTAATCGCTTTATATCAACAATAAACTTAAAGTCAGTATAGTTTTTATCAATATATATTATTCCATTGTTTATTGGTACTGCAACTTTGTTTAGTGTTTTTTTATCTTCGCTTAATATGGCCTCAATCTTAAATCCCCCTTCTTTAACTTTCCATTCTCCAAACGGTGCTTTATCCCCCACATTATACGAAGAAAAATTATCATAAAAGGATTTTGGGACAATTTCAAAACAACCACACACTCCCAAATATACAATTGGGATAATCAAAATTACAGTAAGTTCTTTAAGATTCATAATTTCACCTAATCTTGGTACATTGATATATTGCCTCAATAACATTCTTTAATGTTGCATCAGTTTTTATTCCTTTCGGATTATAGTGAGTTACAACTGCATTAAATCCCATCTCTTTTAGCTTGTTTATAATATCTTGCATTGGTGGAACTGAAATCTTTAACATTTTCCCAATTTGGTGAGTGTCATAACATCCAACTTGATTTATAGCAGATTCTCCTTTAATGGCATTTAAAATCTTTAAAACTCTTTCACTAAACTCCCTCTTTTCAGCTATTTTTAAAGCCTCTTCAACAAGAGCTTTATCATACAAATTGCCTATATATAAAGGCCCAGCAAATCCTTTCTCATAACCTTCTTCAAATTTTTTAATTATTTTAATTCCATTTACATCCTTAACATAGCCAAGCATTTCAAAAACCTTATCAGCCCTCTTAGCTCCCCTATCCGTAACTAAATAAACTCTAACATAATGGTCTGTGGCATGGCAAAATACTGGCTTTAAAGCAAGCTCATATTTTGTAGCCATTCTCATAACATATCCAACTAAAACCCTCAATGCAAATTCATGACAATCCCTACCAAATAATGGATAAGCCAAGTATTTCCTTAAGCATGATTTTTTAGACCTACCACATAATGCCGCTGTATCTGTTGCTGTTAAACAGAGCAAACCATTTCTTGTTACTAAAGCCCTAATTGCTTGCTCTACATAAGGAGCTGGAGAGCCAAACGGGTCTATATCAACAACATTAAAAAATCTAAAATGCTTAGATAAAAATGTGTTGGCATCTTCATTAAAAACATCTATATTCTCAATCTCATTTAATTTGGCATTGTTTATTATCTTCTCATAAGCTTTTGGATTTATATCATTTAAAAAAACCTTTAACTCTCCATTAAACTCAAGCTCTTTAGCGTATCTAA
It encodes the following:
- a CDS encoding winged helix-turn-helix transcriptional regulator yields the protein MLIGILSKKYVKEILELLNEKGELHFSQIHKEIPTHMSSLNRTLNELVKLGLISKRKEDNKQALPKTYYKLTPLGKKALLLYEVEKIIENSKNNQNIIIQIINGKNHNIINAKIVNIHNK
- a CDS encoding ATP-dependent DNA helicase, encoding MEFKGYIKEKFPYPKVREPQKRMMLKIYECIKNKRNLIVEAPTGVGKTLGYLIPALYFAERRKRVLILTETIDQQVRIYEDLSSLRHNLKVAFLMGKSNFICKSKGGKANRLYCQLNKKCLYRPNKRPICYCGTKKQPVNLGDKVIYYCPYCTCEYQKAKIESILADIVVMNNSMFYYAKEDIEAKRDIDIIICDEAHKLESSIRNTSTIIINPELPINRLKYMAIHYAPNILKKRLDIGDENFWEIIEKYLTSRGINIDICKETIIFDGENLSSWKYKTELAVLGAILDAYYQINNIKNKILRFNENEEIDREELRFEIDNKALIAIELDFIHKKKLSDLYLLEFIENIKNLRYINENYVVYRSGNSLLCEPVFVSSHLKELYGNAVVIHCSATIGNLKMHALKTGLDKAEFLILESPFPKNRKKIIALKDGVDMKYERKDREKANKNLLKILEAINGNSLVLFKSFEDLDSFYKYLKREITKTNIKNKNIHVYEQGMDGKEAKELKERFEKIGGILLATGRFAEGVDIPGEALVGVVIDSLPFPVPTPLILREQKILEERFKIRGVRDAHWRAFLMTSFDRMARTLVQMIGRLIRTENDYGVVVIQDKRFADWVGRVMREKGYLKDNYEVMSLDMAIKYIPKFMSQFKN
- a CDS encoding family 16 glycoside hydrolase, with protein sequence MNLKELTVILIIPIVYLGVCGCFEIVPKSFYDNFSSYNVGDKAPFGEWKVKEGGFKIEAILSEDKKTLNKVAVPINNGIIYIDKNYTDFKFIVDIKRLEESDSPKIYFRLINNANAGYYIDIEGFDRGYVLYKFNGTKVEKLAESYDAAPAGTDFYRYEVVAKDNKIIFLAGGQKYIEYTDNNTPILKGGIGIGGGRAYYDNVRVEPIE
- a CDS encoding tRNA (guanine(10)-N(2))-dimethyltransferase produces the protein MILKEGEVVFEVPDKLTVTKKDEVFYNPRMKTCRDISIAVIQAFLNLYHKRDKFYIADALAGSGIRGLRYAKELEFNGELKVFLNDINPKAYEKIINNAKLNEIENIDVFNEDANTFLSKHFRFFNVVDIDPFGSPAPYVEQAIRALVTRNGLLCLTATDTAALCGRSKKSCLRKYLAYPLFGRDCHEFALRVLVGYVMRMATKYELALKPVFCHATDHYVRVYLVTDRGAKRADKVFEMLGYVKDVNGIKIIKKFEEGYEKGFAGPLYIGNLYDKALVEEALKIAEKREFSERVLKILNAIKGESAINQVGCYDTHQIGKMLKISVPPMQDIINKLKEMGFNAVVTHYNPKGIKTDATLKNVIEAIYQCTKIR